A single genomic interval of Methylobacterium bullatum harbors:
- the fbp_2 gene encoding FK506-binding protein, whose protein sequence is MRRPLLALTGALLIAMTASASAETVTTPSGLQYRDEVVGTGPAPQTGKKVSVHYTGWLDDGGKPGKKFDSSRDRGQPFSFTLGIGQVIGGWDQGVATMKVGGKRTLIIPSDLGYGARGAGGLIPPNATLIFDVELLGVN, encoded by the coding sequence ATGCGTCGTCCGCTTCTTGCCCTCACCGGAGCCTTGTTGATCGCCATGACCGCTTCCGCATCCGCCGAGACCGTGACCACGCCTTCGGGCCTGCAATATCGTGACGAAGTCGTCGGCACCGGCCCGGCGCCACAGACCGGCAAGAAGGTCAGCGTCCATTACACCGGCTGGCTCGACGATGGTGGCAAGCCCGGCAAGAAGTTTGACTCCTCCCGCGACCGGGGCCAGCCCTTCAGCTTCACTCTCGGCATCGGACAGGTCATCGGCGGCTGGGACCAGGGGGTCGCCACGATGAAGGTCGGCGGCAAGCGCACGCTCATCATCCCATCCGACCTCGGCTATGGCGCACGTGGCGCCGGTGGCCTGATCCCGCCGAACGCCACCCTCATCTTCGACGTCGAACTGCTCGGCGTGAACTGA
- the nrdJ gene encoding Vitamin B12-dependent ribonucleotide reductase: protein MRFERRYTTAGQSPYATIAFRKALSEIRNPDGSIVFRLDGISVPESWSQVASDVLAQKYFRKAGVPARLKKVEENDVPSFLWRSVADEAALAELPEAERSGSEISSTQVFDRLAGCWTYWGWKGGYFTSEEDASAFLDELRFMLAKQMVAPNSPQWFNTGLHWAYGIDGPAQGHHYVDYRTGELVKSASSYEHPQPHACFIQGVQDDLVNEGGIMDLWVREARLFKYGSGTGSNFSMLRGENEKLGGGGKSSGLMSFLKIGDRAAGAIKSGGTTRRAAKMVIVDIDHPDIEQYIDWKVKEEQKVAALVTGSKIVSKHLQAVMKACTQCEAEGDACFDIERNPVLKKAVKAARKEMVPDGYTKRVIQFARQGFTKIDFPVYDTDWDSEAYLTVAGQNSNNSVSLTDDFLRAVERDKEWHLTARTTGKSVKTVQARELWDKIGEAAWASADPGLHFNTTMNDWHTCPSAGRIRASNPCSEYMFLDDTACNLASANLLTMYDQASGEFDVAAFEHLNRLWTVVLEISVMMAQFPSKEIAELSYRYRTLGLGYANIGGLLMSMGLPYDSHKGRALAGALTAIMTGVAYATSAEMAAELGPFPGYDENADAMLKVIRNHRRAAHGEAAGYEFLSIAPVPLDIANIPQKNLAERAKVAWDRALSLGEEHGYRNAQATVIAPTGTIGLVMDCDTTGIEPDFALVKFKKLAGGGYFKIINRAVPDALRSLGYRESEIAEIEAYAVGHGSMGQAPAINPGSLRAKGFTDDKIAAIEAGLKSAFDIKFVFNRWTLGDDFLKDVLQVPADKLADPTFEILPFLGYSKKDIEAANTHICGAMTLEGAPFLKTEHYAVFDCANPCGRIGKRYLSVESHIRMMAAAQPFISGAISKTINMPNDATVEDCKNAYKLSWTLALKANALYRDGSKLSQPLNSALIADEEEDAEEAIEALVAQPATAKAAQLAEKIVERVIERVERIRSREKLPDRRKGYTQKAVVGGHKVYLRTGEYEDGRIGEIFIDMHKEGAAFRSLMNNFAIAISIGLQYGVPMEEYVDAFTFTRFEPAGFVQGNDAIKNATSILDYVFRELAISYLGRMDLAHVDPSEIGNTVMGKGEGEGSRSGGDKPDPVASSVVSRGLLRGSADRLTLIQGGPGGGTVGIGSGNAGTSAPAGGVVHALRGATALKAEERDTSVALGFSLPNTEVGPSIAYRRTEAKLKGYVGEACPECANFTLVRNGTCMKCDTCGSTTGCS from the coding sequence ATGCGGTTCGAGCGGCGTTACACCACGGCCGGGCAATCCCCCTACGCGACCATCGCCTTCCGCAAGGCGTTGAGCGAAATTCGCAATCCGGACGGATCGATCGTGTTCCGGCTGGATGGCATCTCGGTGCCGGAGAGCTGGAGCCAGGTCGCCAGCGACGTGCTGGCGCAGAAGTACTTCCGCAAGGCCGGCGTGCCGGCGCGCCTGAAGAAGGTCGAGGAGAACGACGTTCCCTCCTTCTTGTGGCGCTCCGTGGCCGACGAGGCCGCCCTGGCGGAACTGCCGGAGGCCGAGCGCTCCGGCTCGGAGATCTCATCCACTCAGGTATTCGACCGGCTCGCCGGCTGCTGGACCTATTGGGGCTGGAAGGGCGGCTACTTCACCTCGGAGGAGGATGCCTCCGCCTTCCTGGACGAGCTTCGCTTCATGCTGGCCAAGCAGATGGTCGCGCCGAACTCGCCGCAATGGTTCAACACCGGTCTCCACTGGGCCTACGGCATCGACGGTCCAGCCCAGGGCCATCACTATGTCGATTACCGCACCGGCGAGCTGGTGAAGTCGGCCTCGTCCTACGAGCACCCGCAGCCGCACGCCTGTTTCATCCAGGGTGTGCAGGACGACCTCGTCAACGAGGGCGGCATCATGGACCTGTGGGTCCGTGAAGCGCGTCTGTTCAAGTATGGCTCGGGCACCGGCTCCAACTTCTCCATGCTGCGCGGTGAGAACGAAAAGCTCGGCGGGGGCGGCAAGTCGTCGGGCCTGATGTCGTTCCTGAAGATCGGCGACCGGGCAGCCGGCGCGATCAAGTCCGGTGGCACCACCCGGCGTGCCGCCAAGATGGTCATCGTCGACATCGATCACCCGGATATCGAGCAGTACATCGACTGGAAGGTGAAGGAGGAGCAGAAGGTCGCCGCCCTCGTCACGGGCTCCAAGATCGTTTCCAAGCACCTCCAGGCAGTGATGAAGGCCTGCACACAGTGCGAGGCCGAGGGTGATGCCTGTTTCGACATCGAGCGCAATCCCGTCCTCAAGAAGGCTGTGAAGGCCGCCCGCAAGGAGATGGTGCCGGACGGCTACACCAAGCGCGTCATCCAATTCGCCCGCCAGGGTTTCACCAAGATCGATTTCCCCGTCTACGACACCGATTGGGATTCCGAAGCCTATCTCACGGTTGCCGGCCAGAACTCGAACAACTCCGTCTCGCTCACCGATGACTTTTTGCGCGCGGTGGAGCGTGACAAGGAATGGCATCTGACGGCCCGGACCACCGGCAAGTCCGTCAAGACGGTCCAAGCCCGCGAGCTCTGGGATAAGATCGGCGAAGCCGCCTGGGCGTCCGCCGATCCGGGTCTGCACTTCAACACGACCATGAACGATTGGCACACATGCCCGTCGGCTGGCCGGATCCGTGCGTCCAACCCGTGCTCAGAGTACATGTTCCTCGACGACACGGCCTGCAATCTCGCGTCCGCCAATCTGCTGACGATGTACGATCAGGCCAGCGGCGAGTTCGACGTAGCCGCCTTCGAGCACCTCAACCGGCTCTGGACCGTGGTCCTCGAGATCTCGGTGATGATGGCGCAGTTCCCGTCGAAGGAGATCGCGGAGCTTTCCTACCGTTACCGTACCCTGGGTCTCGGCTACGCCAATATCGGCGGCCTGTTGATGAGCATGGGCCTGCCCTACGATTCGCATAAGGGCCGGGCGCTGGCCGGTGCCCTGACCGCCATCATGACCGGTGTCGCCTACGCCACCTCGGCGGAAATGGCTGCCGAACTCGGGCCATTCCCGGGCTACGATGAGAACGCGGATGCCATGCTGAAGGTCATCCGTAACCATCGCCGCGCGGCGCATGGCGAGGCTGCGGGCTACGAGTTCCTCTCGATCGCCCCCGTCCCCCTCGACATCGCCAACATTCCTCAGAAGAACCTGGCGGAACGCGCCAAGGTGGCGTGGGACCGCGCCCTCTCGCTGGGCGAGGAGCACGGCTACCGCAACGCCCAGGCGACCGTCATCGCGCCCACCGGCACGATCGGTCTCGTGATGGATTGCGACACCACCGGTATCGAACCGGACTTCGCCCTGGTGAAGTTCAAAAAGCTCGCCGGCGGCGGCTACTTCAAGATCATCAACCGCGCCGTGCCGGACGCCTTGCGTTCCCTCGGCTACCGCGAATCGGAGATTGCCGAGATCGAGGCCTATGCCGTCGGCCATGGCTCGATGGGGCAGGCTCCCGCCATCAACCCTGGCTCCCTACGCGCCAAAGGCTTCACCGACGACAAGATCGCTGCCATCGAGGCGGGACTGAAATCGGCCTTCGACATCAAGTTCGTGTTCAACCGCTGGACCCTCGGCGACGACTTCCTCAAGGACGTGCTTCAGGTTCCGGCGGACAAGCTCGCCGACCCGACCTTCGAGATCCTGCCCTTCCTCGGCTATTCGAAGAAGGACATTGAGGCGGCCAACACGCATATCTGCGGCGCGATGACCCTGGAGGGCGCCCCCTTCTTGAAGACCGAACACTACGCAGTGTTCGATTGCGCCAACCCCTGCGGCCGCATCGGCAAGCGCTACCTCTCGGTGGAGAGTCACATCCGCATGATGGCAGCGGCGCAGCCCTTCATCTCGGGGGCCATCTCCAAGACCATCAATATGCCCAACGACGCCACGGTCGAGGATTGTAAGAACGCCTACAAGTTGTCCTGGACCCTCGCTCTCAAGGCGAATGCCCTCTATCGTGACGGCTCGAAGCTCTCTCAGCCCCTGAACTCGGCCCTCATCGCCGACGAGGAGGAGGATGCCGAGGAAGCCATCGAAGCTCTGGTGGCGCAACCGGCTACCGCCAAGGCAGCACAACTCGCGGAAAAAATCGTCGAGCGGGTGATTGAGCGCGTCGAGCGTATCCGCTCGCGCGAGAAGCTGCCCGATCGGCGCAAAGGGTATACTCAGAAGGCCGTAGTCGGCGGCCACAAGGTCTATCTGCGGACCGGCGAATACGAGGATGGCCGCATAGGCGAGATCTTCATCGACATGCACAAGGAAGGCGCCGCCTTCCGTTCGCTGATGAACAACTTCGCCATCGCGATCTCGATCGGCCTTCAATACGGCGTGCCGATGGAGGAATATGTCGACGCCTTCACCTTTACCCGGTTCGAGCCGGCTGGATTTGTCCAAGGCAACGACGCGATCAAGAACGCTACCTCGATACTCGATTACGTGTTCCGCGAGCTGGCGATCTCGTATCTCGGCAGAATGGATCTCGCCCATGTCGACCCCTCCGAAATCGGCAACACGGTGATGGGCAAGGGTGAGGGCGAAGGGAGCCGCAGCGGCGGCGACAAGCCGGATCCGGTGGCGTCCAGCGTCGTCTCGCGCGGCCTGCTGCGCGGATCGGCCGACCGGCTCACCCTCATCCAGGGCGGCCCCGGCGGCGGCACGGTGGGCATCGGCTCCGGCAATGCCGGAACGAGTGCCCCGGCCGGCGGCGTCGTTCATGCCCTGCGGGGAGCGACGGCATTGAAGGCCGAAGAGAGGGATACTTCAGTAGCTCTCGGGTTTTCTCTTCCAAATACAGAAGTAGGCCCATCAATTGCCTACCGTAGAACTGAAGCTAAGCTGAAGGGCTATGTGGGAGAAGCTTGCCCAGAGTGTGCAAACTTTACTCTCGTTCGGAATGGAACATGCATGAAGTGCGATACATGTGGAAGCACTACCGGCTGTTCATAA
- the rhtB_2 gene encoding Homoserine/homoserine lactone efflux protein: MPDAVTLLTFAGVSLGMVLTPGPNMAYLVSRAICQGRGAALVSLGGVALGFVVYMLCAAFGITALILAIPYAYDALRLTGALYLGYLAWQALKPGGRSPFEVSRLAPDSRGRLFAMGFLTNLLNPKIAMLYLALLPQFVTPSGGSVLRQTLMLGSVQISISVAVNALIALAAGSIAVFLSRNPGWLRAQRWIMGGVLGSLALRMALDRTR, translated from the coding sequence ATGCCCGACGCCGTCACCCTCCTGACCTTCGCGGGCGTCTCCCTCGGAATGGTGCTGACGCCGGGGCCGAACATGGCCTACTTGGTCTCCCGTGCGATCTGCCAGGGCCGCGGGGCGGCTCTGGTCTCCCTCGGCGGGGTCGCGCTGGGTTTCGTCGTCTACATGCTTTGTGCCGCCTTCGGCATCACCGCTCTGATCCTGGCGATCCCCTATGCATACGACGCGCTGAGACTGACTGGCGCCCTCTATCTCGGTTACCTTGCCTGGCAGGCGCTAAAGCCCGGCGGCCGCTCACCGTTCGAGGTGAGCCGGCTCGCCCCCGATAGCCGGGGCCGGCTCTTCGCCATGGGCTTCCTCACCAACCTCCTCAATCCGAAGATCGCGATGCTTTATCTCGCGCTTCTGCCGCAATTCGTGACACCCTCGGGCGGCTCGGTGCTGCGACAGACACTGATGCTGGGCTCTGTCCAGATATCGATCAGCGTCGCGGTGAATGCGCTGATCGCCTTGGCGGCAGGATCGATCGCCGTCTTTCTGTCGCGCAATCCCGGATGGCTGAGAGCCCAGCGCTGGATCATGGGCGGTGTGCTCGGAAGTCTCGCCCTGCGCATGGCGCTCGACAGAACCCGCTGA
- the aat gene encoding Leucyl/phenylalanyl-tRNA--protein transferase, with translation MQHDHDGDRVDITPQILLKAYAVGIFPMAEDADDPTIYWVEPKARGVLPIDRFHVSRRLARTIRSNRYEVRTDLDFDGVIAGCAAPRGDGEKTWINARIRELYRALYDAGHAHTIEVYSEGRIVGGLYGVSLGAAFFGESMFHVSRDASKVALVHLMARLRMGGYRLADTQFVTDHLIQFGAEEVPRHVYKRRLAEAIAEEAVWDIWPKERAVSGEEVLATIARET, from the coding sequence ATGCAGCACGACCACGACGGCGACCGCGTGGACATCACTCCGCAGATCCTGCTGAAGGCCTATGCCGTCGGAATCTTTCCCATGGCGGAAGATGCCGATGACCCGACCATCTATTGGGTCGAGCCGAAAGCGCGCGGAGTTCTGCCGATCGACCGTTTCCACGTCTCTCGTCGGCTCGCCCGTACAATACGGTCTAACCGTTACGAGGTTCGAACAGACCTTGATTTCGATGGCGTCATCGCCGGCTGCGCCGCTCCGCGAGGAGACGGGGAGAAGACCTGGATCAACGCACGGATCCGAGAACTCTACCGCGCCCTCTACGATGCCGGCCACGCACATACGATCGAAGTCTATTCGGAGGGACGGATCGTCGGCGGACTTTACGGCGTCTCGCTCGGAGCGGCATTCTTCGGCGAAAGCATGTTCCACGTCTCCCGCGACGCATCTAAGGTTGCCCTTGTCCATCTGATGGCGAGGTTGCGGATGGGTGGATATCGCCTCGCCGACACGCAGTTCGTCACGGACCATCTGATCCAGTTCGGAGCCGAGGAGGTGCCGCGCCATGTCTACAAACGTCGGCTCGCGGAGGCGATCGCTGAGGAGGCAGTTTGGGATATCTGGCCGAAAGAGCGGGCCGTGAGCGGCGAGGAGGTGCTCGCCACGATAGCCCGGGAGACCTGA
- the accC gene encoding Biotin carboxylase, producing the protein MFEKILIANRGEIALRVLRAAKELGIATVAVHSTADADAMHVRLADESVCIGPPSARDSYLNIPSIIAACEITGADAVHPGYGFLSENARFAEVLAHHNIGFIGPKAEHIRIMGDKIEAKRTAKRLGIPCVPGSEGGVDDPVEAKRIAAEIGYPVLVKAASGGGGRGMKVARTEADLEQALDMARTEAKAAFGDDAVYLEKYLEKPRHIEVQVLGDGRGKAVHLAERDCSLQRRHQKVWEEGGSPVIDEATRAEIGGICARAMQELQYIGAGTVEFLYEDGRFYFIEMNTRIQVEHPVTEMITGVDLVSEQIRVAAGLPLSVTQEDIKVTGHAIECRINAEHPATFRPSPGLITYFHPPGGLGVRVDSAAYQGYRIPPNYDSLIGKLIVHGRTRHECLMRLRRALDEFVVAGVDTTLPLFRTLVRNPEVLAGAYDIHWLESFLESGGLSETTT; encoded by the coding sequence ATGTTCGAAAAGATCCTGATCGCCAATCGTGGCGAGATCGCCCTGCGCGTCCTGCGCGCGGCCAAGGAACTCGGGATCGCCACCGTGGCGGTGCATTCGACTGCGGATGCCGATGCCATGCATGTGCGGCTCGCCGACGAGAGTGTCTGTATCGGTCCGCCTTCGGCCCGGGACAGCTACCTCAACATTCCCTCGATCATCGCCGCCTGTGAGATCACCGGCGCGGATGCTGTGCATCCGGGCTACGGATTCCTGTCGGAGAATGCGCGCTTCGCCGAGGTGCTGGCCCATCACAATATCGGCTTCATCGGCCCCAAGGCCGAGCACATCCGCATCATGGGCGACAAGATCGAGGCCAAGCGGACAGCCAAGCGGCTCGGTATTCCTTGTGTGCCCGGCTCCGAGGGCGGTGTCGACGATCCGGTCGAGGCCAAGCGAATCGCGGCGGAGATCGGATATCCGGTCCTGGTGAAGGCCGCCTCCGGTGGCGGTGGCCGAGGCATGAAGGTGGCGCGTACGGAGGCCGATCTCGAACAGGCCCTCGACATGGCGCGAACCGAAGCGAAGGCGGCGTTCGGTGACGATGCCGTCTATCTCGAGAAATATCTCGAGAAGCCGCGTCATATCGAAGTTCAGGTTCTGGGCGATGGTCGCGGCAAGGCAGTCCACCTAGCCGAGCGCGATTGCTCCCTCCAGCGCCGTCACCAGAAAGTCTGGGAGGAAGGCGGATCGCCGGTGATCGACGAGGCGACTCGTGCGGAAATCGGCGGCATCTGCGCTCGGGCGATGCAGGAGTTGCAATATATCGGCGCCGGAACGGTCGAGTTCCTTTACGAGGACGGCCGGTTTTACTTCATCGAGATGAATACCCGTATCCAGGTTGAGCATCCGGTAACGGAGATGATCACCGGGGTCGATCTCGTGTCCGAGCAAATCCGTGTGGCCGCTGGCCTTCCCCTCTCGGTGACGCAGGAGGACATCAAGGTCACGGGACATGCCATCGAGTGCCGGATCAATGCCGAGCATCCGGCGACCTTCCGTCCGTCGCCTGGCCTCATCACCTACTTCCACCCGCCCGGCGGGCTCGGCGTACGCGTCGATTCTGCCGCCTATCAGGGATATCGCATTCCGCCGAACTACGACTCGCTGATCGGAAAGCTCATCGTTCACGGGCGTACCCGTCATGAATGCCTCATGCGCCTGCGTCGCGCCCTCGACGAGTTCGTGGTCGCCGGCGTTGACACGACGCTTCCGCTGTTCCGAACGCTGGTGCGCAATCCGGAGGTCCTCGCGGGGGCCTACGACATCCATTGGCTGGAGAGCTTCCTCGAAAGCGGTGGCCTCTCGGAGACGACGACCTGA
- the accB gene encoding Biotin carboxyl carrier protein of acetyl-CoA carboxylase — translation MPKNEPFDPELVRELAKLVTETDLTEIEVEKGDLRIRVVRRIEPVHVQVAAPAPAVAAAAPAAVALPVAGPGAAGERAKAGAGHPGAVPSPMVGTAYRRPSPDAKAFVDIGSQVVAGEKLLLIEAMKTFNEIVAPRAGTVTAIFFEDGQPVEFGEPLLVIE, via the coding sequence ATGCCTAAGAACGAACCTTTCGATCCCGAGCTCGTTCGCGAACTCGCCAAACTCGTGACCGAGACGGATCTGACCGAAATCGAAGTGGAGAAGGGTGACCTGCGTATCCGCGTGGTCCGCCGGATCGAGCCTGTGCATGTCCAAGTGGCTGCACCTGCACCTGCCGTGGCGGCGGCCGCACCCGCGGCGGTGGCGCTGCCCGTGGCGGGCCCCGGCGCGGCTGGCGAACGGGCCAAGGCCGGGGCTGGTCATCCGGGCGCCGTGCCCTCCCCCATGGTCGGCACCGCCTATCGCCGGCCCTCGCCAGATGCAAAGGCCTTCGTCGATATCGGCTCCCAAGTGGTGGCAGGCGAGAAACTGCTTCTGATCGAGGCGATGAAGACCTTCAACGAGATCGTCGCGCCCCGCGCCGGAACGGTGACCGCGATCTTCTTCGAGGATGGTCAGCCGGTCGAGTTCGGCGAACCTCTCCTCGTCATCGAGTGA
- the aroQ gene encoding 3-dehydroquinate dehydratase, which produces MIPIHVLHGPNLNLLGRREPGIYGTATLDDIERDLRARAETLGVALTVRQTNHEGELVGFVQEAGFAGAGVLINAAAYTHTSVALRDAIAGSGAIAVEVHLSNVHAREAFRHVSLIAPVCAGIICGFGPHSYGLGLEALVRLLQSRLPSLPSLLSDASSDANSQD; this is translated from the coding sequence ATGATCCCGATCCACGTCCTTCATGGACCGAACCTGAACCTTCTCGGCCGCCGTGAGCCCGGCATCTACGGGACCGCGACGCTCGACGACATCGAGCGTGACCTTCGTGCGCGCGCGGAGACACTCGGCGTAGCGCTGACCGTGCGTCAGACCAATCACGAGGGCGAACTGGTGGGTTTCGTGCAGGAGGCGGGCTTTGCCGGCGCCGGCGTGCTCATCAACGCTGCTGCCTACACCCATACATCCGTCGCCTTGCGTGATGCCATTGCCGGTAGCGGCGCTATTGCGGTCGAAGTGCATCTCTCGAACGTGCATGCGCGGGAAGCCTTCCGGCATGTCTCGCTCATCGCACCGGTCTGTGCCGGAATTATCTGCGGTTTCGGTCCGCACAGTTACGGGCTGGGCCTGGAAGCCCTGGTGCGGCTGCTCCAGTCCCGTCTGCCCTCTCTCCCCTCGCTCTTGTCCGACGCTTCGTCGGACGCCAACTCTCAAGACTGA
- the bdbD_1 gene encoding Disulfide bond formation protein D gives MRLLRHLLSSVALVGALASGVSSAVAQAPAPAQTAPAAAAAFTDVQRQAIEAIIKDYLVKNPDVLQEAIAEGERRQQETQKLAQSAALKESREALVNSPHGVVVGNPAGDVTLVEFFDYNCGYCRKALADIQTLLKGDPKLRVVLKDFPVLGAESLEASKISLAAKQQLKSDKLFEFHVKLLESKGRVNGERAIALAKEMGLDIAKLQRDAQGAEVKAALAENVGLGDKLGLSGTPAFIIGDEIIPGAVGVDPIRKTIGDIRQCGHASC, from the coding sequence ATGCGCCTGCTTCGCCACCTTCTTTCGTCCGTTGCCCTCGTCGGCGCGCTGGCCTCCGGCGTTTCGAGCGCTGTCGCGCAGGCCCCGGCTCCCGCGCAAACTGCCCCGGCCGCTGCTGCTGCCTTCACCGATGTGCAGCGCCAGGCGATTGAAGCGATCATCAAGGATTATCTCGTCAAGAATCCCGATGTCCTGCAGGAGGCCATCGCCGAGGGTGAGCGGCGCCAACAGGAGACGCAGAAGCTGGCGCAGTCCGCCGCTTTGAAGGAATCCCGGGAGGCTCTGGTCAACTCACCTCACGGCGTCGTGGTCGGCAACCCGGCCGGCGACGTCACTCTGGTGGAGTTCTTCGACTACAATTGCGGTTATTGCCGCAAGGCACTCGCCGACATCCAAACGCTGCTGAAAGGTGATCCCAAGCTGCGCGTGGTTCTGAAGGATTTCCCCGTCCTCGGCGCGGAATCCCTCGAAGCAAGCAAGATCTCACTGGCAGCCAAGCAGCAGCTTAAGAGTGACAAGCTGTTCGAGTTCCACGTCAAGCTGCTGGAGAGCAAGGGTCGGGTCAATGGCGAGCGCGCAATCGCCCTGGCCAAGGAGATGGGCCTCGATATCGCCAAGCTACAGAGGGATGCACAGGGGGCGGAGGTGAAGGCAGCGCTCGCGGAGAATGTCGGCCTCGGTGACAAGCTCGGCCTTTCCGGCACGCCCGCTTTTATCATCGGCGACGAGATCATCCCCGGCGCTGTCGGCGTCGACCCGATCCGCAAGACCATCGGTGACATCCGCCAGTGCGGCCACGCGAGTTGCTGA
- the aspC gene encoding Aspartate aminotransferase produces MTPADDRPDISISAKTSLRASRVAPFLAMDIMAAAAIRDRQGDGVIHMEIGQPSAPAPRRVIEAAQRALEVGRLPYTDACGIPALRERIARYYRDTYDVAVAPDRIVVTTGSSAGFVLAFLSLFDVGARIAVPQPGYPAYRSILHALDLVPAPMILREEDRFAPTSEALRALHRREALSGILVMSPANPSGTVIEPARLAELCTTARDLGLPFISDEIYHGLSYGIPTETALKFDANAIVINSFSKTFCMTGWRIGWMVVPPWLVRPVERLAQNLYISAPYLSQVAALAAFDATEEAETIRLGYAANRALLLDAFPSLGLGRTHPADGAFYLYADVAGLTDDASSFCRRMLEQAGVAATPGLDFDAAEGGHHVRFSFAGSEGDCVEAVRRLKSWLG; encoded by the coding sequence ATGACACCAGCCGACGATCGCCCAGACATCAGCATTTCCGCCAAGACTTCTCTCCGCGCGAGTCGCGTGGCGCCCTTCCTTGCCATGGACATCATGGCGGCCGCCGCGATCCGCGACAGGCAGGGCGACGGCGTGATCCATATGGAAATTGGCCAACCCTCTGCTCCAGCGCCGCGCCGCGTGATCGAGGCCGCGCAACGTGCTCTGGAAGTTGGCAGGCTGCCATATACCGATGCCTGCGGAATCCCGGCCTTGCGCGAGCGCATCGCCCGGTATTATCGCGACACCTATGACGTCGCTGTGGCTCCCGATCGAATTGTGGTCACCACCGGCTCCTCGGCAGGCTTCGTGCTGGCTTTCCTCAGCCTGTTCGATGTCGGGGCGCGTATTGCGGTGCCGCAGCCAGGCTATCCCGCCTATCGCAGCATCCTCCACGCATTGGACCTCGTTCCCGCGCCCATGATCCTGCGAGAGGAGGACCGCTTCGCTCCGACGAGCGAGGCTTTGCGCGCCCTCCATCGCCGCGAGGCCCTCTCCGGGATCCTGGTGATGAGCCCGGCCAACCCGTCGGGCACGGTCATCGAGCCTGCCCGTCTGGCGGAGCTCTGTACTACTGCCCGAGATCTTGGGCTGCCTTTCATTTCGGACGAGATCTATCACGGGCTCAGCTACGGCATTCCCACTGAGACCGCGCTGAAATTCGATGCCAACGCCATCGTCATCAATTCGTTCTCGAAGACTTTTTGCATGACCGGTTGGCGCATCGGCTGGATGGTTGTCCCGCCCTGGTTGGTTAGGCCGGTCGAGCGATTGGCGCAGAACCTCTACATCTCGGCCCCCTACCTGTCGCAGGTCGCGGCACTGGCAGCCTTTGATGCGACGGAGGAGGCAGAGACGATCCGCCTCGGCTACGCCGCGAACCGGGCGTTGCTGCTCGACGCGTTTCCCTCTCTCGGCCTGGGGCGAACACATCCGGCCGATGGGGCCTTCTATCTCTACGCTGATGTCGCCGGCCTCACCGACGACGCATCGTCCTTCTGCCGCCGGATGTTGGAGCAGGCTGGGGTAGCCGCGACCCCTGGCCTCGATTTCGACGCTGCCGAGGGAGGCCACCATGTACGGTTCTCCTTCGCGGGATCCGAAGGGGATTGCGTGGAAGCCGTGCGGCGCCTGAAGTCGTGGCTAGGGTGA